Proteins from a single region of Vairimorpha necatrix chromosome 6, complete sequence:
- a CDS encoding signal peptidase complex catalytic subunit SEC11, with the protein MDLPFSTKDIRAFTRMGPRQMLKQFVNASYSVIGYYMIFKLLSLILNNDYHIAVVISESMSPGFERGDIIWLRKKTHGVGDITVFQLYKNAIPIVHRCIKKIGTRTLTKGDNNLVDDVGLYRPNQYYLAPEDVKSCVVAFVPYFGMMSIWASTIPALKYIMSSIIGLSVLFTRE; encoded by the coding sequence ATGGATTTACCTTTCAGTACAAAAGATATCAGAGCATTCACTAGAATGGGACCAAGACAAATGCTTAAACAATTTGTAAATGCTAGCTATTCAGTCATTGGATATTATATGATTTTCAAATTGTTGTCTCTTATACTAAATAATGATTATCATATTGCCGTTGTAATTAGTGAAAGTATGAGTCCGGGGTTTGAAAGAGGGGATATTATATGgctaagaaaaaaaacccATGGTGTAGGAGACATAACTGTATTTCAGTTGTACAAAAACGCAATACCTATAGTTCATcgttgtataaaaaaaattgggACACGAACTCTTACAAAAGGAGATAATAATTTAGTTGATGATGTGGGGCTGTATAGGCCTAATCAGTATTACTTGGCCCCAGAAGACGTGAAATCCTGTGTTGTTGCTTTTGTTCCGTATTTTGGTATGATGTCCATATGGGCTAGTACAATACCcgctttaaaatatattatgtCAAGTATTATAGGCTTAAGTGTTTTATTTACGagagaataa
- a CDS encoding E3 ubiquitin-protein ligase yields MIFWGKNNYIVLIYLSCYFCSLEDNVDMDIEMAHADNNMDVESSNEDIVQLTEAAYEDEIARFKEELKIYFNKLTKSNDTVIIYCRRETIFYSAIAYLFVLEKVELLKYNYSVKFIDEIGQDGGGLSKEYFTLFIQEIFKPERKLFYSPSGDTSGIIPMKYCSGTNPQIRNLAYKTLGIIMALMLRKSIIADVRFDPIVWKKILEIDITTEDFENIDKNYYRNLMSLKENKDLLEDSELTFVDEDGIELKTDGKNIVVDETNVDEYIDTLLKHKYSKNISEECDLIKEGLHKVIPKDMLLGKLSQSSFQKLICGESFIDIEDWKANTKYTDESYVSGGEKFTEDSQEIIWFWNVMESLTQEERSKVLYYVTGSRKPPVGGFKNLCIGNRKELFNILPDGKEKIDKLPWARTCMNRLYLSNFSSEEVLRKNLLIALEWPEKEFDIA; encoded by the coding sequence ATGATTTTCtggggaaaaaataattatattgttttaatatatttatcgTGTTATTTCTGTTCATTAGAGGATAACGTAGATATGGATATTGAAATGGCTCATGCTGATAATAATATGGACGTGGAAAGTAGTAATGAAGATATTGTTCAATTGACTGAGGCTGCCTATGAAGATGAAATAGCCCGATTTAAAGAagaattgaaaatttattttaataaactaACAAAATCAAATGATACTGTCATAATTTATTGTAGGCGTGagacaattttttattcagcGATTGCATATCTTTTCGTCTTGGAAAAAGTCGAGTTATTAAAGTATAATTATAGTGTGAAATTCATCGATGAAATAGGACAAGATGGAGGTGGTCTCAGTAAAGAATATTTCACTTTGTTCATTCAAGAAATTTTCAAACCCGAAAGAAAATTGTTCTATTCACCAAGTGGAGATACTTCTGGGATTATTCCTATGAAATATTGCTCTGGAACTAATCCacaaataagaaatttggCCTATAAAACTTTAGGTATAATCATGGCTTTAATGTTGCGAAAATCAATTATAGCTGATGTTAGATTTGATCCAATCGTGtggaaaaaaattttagaaattgaTATCACAACGGaagattttgaaaatattgataaaaattactaCAGAAATTTAATGagtttaaaagaaaataaagactTGCTTGAAGATTCAGAACTTACTTTTGTAGATGAAGATGGAATTGAATTGAAAACAGATGGAAAAAACATTGTCGTAGACGAAACAAACGTTGATGAATATATTGATACCttattaaaacataaatacaGTAAGAATATAAGTGAAGAATgtgatttaataaaagaaggTTTGCATAAAGTAATACCTAAAGATATGTTGTTAGGGAAATTATCTCAATCTTCCTTCCAGAAATTAATTTGTGGAGAAAGTTTCATCGATATTGAAGATTGGAAAGCAAATACTAAGTATACGGATGAAAGTTATGTAAGTGGGGGCGAAAAATTTACAGAAGATTCTCAAGAAATTATTTGGTTTTGGAATGTTATGGAAAGTTTAACACAAGAAGAGAGAAgtaaagttttatattatgtAACTGGATCTCGTAAACCACCAGTAGGAggatttaaaaatctttgCATTGGAAATAGAAAAGAATTGTTTAACATTTTGCCTGATggtaaagaaaaaattgataaactGCCATGGGCAAGAACATGCATGAATAGACTATATCTTTCAAACTTTTCTTCTGAGGAAGTTTTACGAAAAAATCTCTTAATTGCGCTCGAATGGCCCGAGAAAGAATTTGATATCGCGTAA